A region of Clarias gariepinus isolate MV-2021 ecotype Netherlands chromosome 25, CGAR_prim_01v2, whole genome shotgun sequence DNA encodes the following proteins:
- the LOC128512835 gene encoding transferrin receptor protein 1-like: MEENSSNVEMKLSSDIDEEVGGNRKLQDARPAYVSKYGLRNPRNICIAASAIILISFLIGLLIGSIKSMYKKTTDDKATSCKMYPPGPSDDEPIQIETVPSLDWSDITKLLEDKLTISGIEKSISEFSSDNHQAGSAGDEKLANNVLTKFNEYGMDPWIDTHFVKTQDLPKGVKNKVTFGDKEYLESGYLSYSAPGTAQGAVLYAYYGQEDDLRQLQDLGNDPKGRVLLVRAGKNSYAEKVANAGKVGASAVLIYRDPADYMLNPDTALFGHVHLGSGDPYTPGFPSFNHTQFPPAKSSGLPSIPAQTIKASTAAAIMREMEGRVPPRGWADGSLQGVEYRLGSVNDTVFVEVKNVLTEIQIHNVFGVIKGLVDPDRYLVIGAQRDAWGAGFAKSTIGTSLLLELARAITSMIHEGGFKPRRSIVFASWSAGEYGAVGATEWLEGYLPSLSMKAFSYISLDGIVTGSTFKASASPMMYDLIQSTLKEVSSPTDSSVRLISQISGTNWETSVMEPMRMDDPAYPFMTFSGIPSVSLRFTQDKPYPFFGTTLDTRENLKSRVANLIAQIKAAGEVAGLMALRLVHDHLLRLNTEKYLNIMRIRVNKINKEVISLQSNGRLPKTLRMNWFMSALGSYVRASRSLFTLIQNSDLEDLEQCRIINDRIMGVERNLLSPYVSPQTTPFRHILLGSGSCTLQDVITQLAAIREGSVSANTDVLKNQFALATWTIQSCANALAGNVWDINNML; the protein is encoded by the exons ATGGAGGAAAACTCCAGCAACGTGGAGATGAAGCTGTCGTCTGATATAGACGAGGAGGTTGGGGGGAACAGAAAACTTCAAGATGCTCGTCCAGCCTATGTCAGCAAATATGGCCTGCGCAATCCCAGGAACATCTGCATAGCTGCATCAGCGATTATTCTCATCAGCTTCCTGATCG GGCTTTTGATTGGCTCTATCAAAAGCATGTATAAAAAGACAACTGATGATAAAGCAACCTCCTGCAAGATGTATCCACCTGGTCCCTCTGACGATGAGCCGATTCAGATAGAAACGGTTCCCAGTCTTGACTGGAGCGACATCACGAAGTTGCTGGAGGACAAACTGACCATAAGCGGCATTGAAAAGAGCATCAG CGAATTCTCCAGTGACAATCATCAAGCCGGATCCGCAGGAGATGAGAAACTTGCTAATAATGTATTGACCAAATTCAATGAATACGGCATGGACCCCTGGATTGACACCCACTTTGTTAAGACCCAGGATCTCCCTAAAGGTGTCAAGAACAAAGTGACATTTGGTGACAAGGAGTATTTAGAATCTGGCTATCTGTCCTACAGCGCGCCTGGAACAGCACAG GGTGCGGTTTTGTACGCGTATTACGGACAAGAAGATGACTTGAGACAACTTCAAGACCTCGGGAATGACCCGAAGGGAAGGGTCCTCTTGGTCCGTGCAGGAAAAAATAGTTATGCTGAGAAG GTCGCTAATGCTGGCAAGGTGGGCGCGAGTGCAGTGCTGATCTACCGTGACCCTGCTGATTACATGTTAAACCCGGACACTGCCTTATTTGGCCAT GTCCATCTTGGCTCTGGTGATCCGTACACTCCAGGCTTCCCATCTTTCAACCACACCCAGTTTCCTCCAGCTAAATCCTCAGGCCTGCCCAGCATACCTGCCCAGACCATCAAAGCCAGCACAGCTGCCGCGATCATGAG GGAAATGGAAGGTCGTGTTCCTCCTCGTGGATGGGCTGATGGTAGTCTGCAAGGCGTTGAGTACCGGCTTGGGAGTGTGAACGACACTGTCTTCGTGGAGGTGAAAAACGTTCTCACAGAGATACAGATCCATAACGTGTTTGGAGTCATCAAGGGTTTGGTTGATCCAG ATCGTTATTTGGTGATTGGAGCTCAGAGAGATGCCTGGGGTGCTGGATTTGCTAAATCTACTATTGGCACTAGCTTGCTGCTCGAGTTAGCCAGAGCTATAACCAGCATGATTCATGAAg GTGGATTCAAGCCCAGGAGGAGCATCGTGTTTGCCAGTTGGAGTGCCGGAGAGTACGGGGCCGTGGGCGCCACCGAGTGGCTGGAG GGTTATTTGCCTTCCTTGAGTATGAAAGCCTTCTCCTACATTAGCCTGGATGGAATTGTCACAG GTTCCACTTTTAAAGCAAGTGCAAGCCCTATGATGTATGATCTGATCCAAAGTACTTTAAAAGAG GTATCTTCACCCACTGATTCCAGTGTGCGTTTAATCTCACAAATATCTGGAACCAACTGGGAGACGTCCGT CATGGAACCAATGAGGATGGACGACCCTGCCTATCCGTTTATGACCTTCTCCGGCATCCCTTCAGTCTCTTTACGCTTCACTCAG gataaaCCCTATCCATTTTTTGGCACCACGCTGGATACCAGGGAGAATCTGAAGAGTAGAGTGGCGAACCTTATAGCTCAGATCAAAGCAGCAGGAGAGGTGGCGGGTCTGATGGCTCTTCGTCTGGTGCATGACCATCTGCTGAGACTAAACACAGAAAAGTATCTCAACATCATGCGCATAAGGGTGAACAAAATCAACAAGGAAGTGATAAGTCTGCAAAGT aaTGGTCGTCTTCCAAAGACCCTGAGGATGAATTGGTTTATGTCAGCTTTAGGTTCCTATGTCCGTGCCTCCAGAAGTCTCTTCACCCTCATCCAGAACAGCGACCTTGAAGATCTGGAGCAGTGTCGCATCATCAATGACCGAATCATGGGG GTGGAGAGAAATCTTCTGTCTCCCTACGTGTCCCCTCAGACCACCCCGTTCAGACACATTTTGCTCGGCTCTGGATCATGCACTCTCCAGGATGTGATCACACAACTGGCTGCGATCAGAGAAGGATCAGTCAGTGCCAACACCGACGTGCTGAAAAATCAGTTCGCTCTGGCCACCTGGACGATCCAGAGCTGTGCCAACGCCCTCGCGGGCAACGTGTGGGACATAAACAACATGCTTTAA